The Chitinophagales bacterium genome has a window encoding:
- a CDS encoding DUF5606 domain-containing protein, with protein sequence MNYKELVSVTGIGGLFQLLTTKSDGAIVRNISDKSTKFISARLHNVTPLESIEVYTTGDNVRLHEVFQKMKDAEATNAPVDAKAGNNDIKAYFSGIFPDFDQDRVYVSDMKKMLKWYQMLKENDLLNFDNMNQEAEEEEEKAEAATETPAEEEKPAKKATKKKAAPKADDETEEEKPAKKATKKKAAPKADGEAKPAAKKAAKKKTEE encoded by the coding sequence ATGAATTATAAAGAATTAGTATCAGTTACAGGTATTGGTGGTTTGTTCCAATTATTGACAACCAAAAGCGACGGAGCTATCGTACGCAACATTTCTGACAAGTCAACGAAATTTATTTCTGCTCGTCTGCACAACGTTACTCCGCTGGAGAGTATAGAAGTGTACACAACGGGAGATAACGTTCGCCTCCACGAGGTATTCCAGAAAATGAAAGACGCCGAAGCTACCAATGCTCCGGTCGATGCTAAAGCAGGCAATAATGACATTAAAGCATACTTCTCAGGCATCTTCCCTGATTTTGACCAGGACAGGGTATATGTAAGCGACATGAAGAAAATGCTGAAATGGTATCAGATGCTCAAAGAGAACGACCTGCTGAACTTTGACAATATGAACCAGGAAGCTGAAGAGGAAGAGGAAAAAGCAGAAGCTGCAACTGAAACTCCTGCTGAAGAAGAAAAACCTGCTAAAAAAGCAACTAAAAAGAAAGCAGCTCCTAAAGCTGATGACGAAACAGAAGAAGAAAAGCCTGCTAAAAAAGCTACCAAAAAGAAAGCGGCACCCAAAGCTGACGGCGAAGCAAAGCCTGCAGCTAAAAAAGCGGCTAAAAAGAAAACCGAAGAATAA
- a CDS encoding pseudouridine synthase, translated as MSTDRPSGKRKNDAEKHNERGGKPASGERKRFVRNKSADERKPYNNEEHPKRTYGKREEGRPANDRAKRPYGTRDTGDNRGNNDRKRPYGARPSAERPAHNDRPKRSNGARPDMSTNDHYLPKKHVKGDRPDKFFAKPERPKAERPERDGETRERSRYSDDRKPKRNFDKPVRRADVAKADSERANAGMKKEEVMPLNKFVAHCGICSRREAVELVKQGLIKVNGEVKTEPGYKVQPTDKIEYNGKPITSKKNLVYILLNKPKNYITTTDDPQERRTVMDLVADAGDERVYPIGRLDRNTTGLLLLTNDGELAQKLSHPKYNIKKVYQVTLDKNLGKPDFEKILAGLTLEDGEVKVDALAYLEKKNEIGIEIHSGRNRIVRRIFESLGYAVEKLDRVMYAGLTKKNIPRAKWRFLNEKEIINLKHFKQ; from the coding sequence ATGAGCACAGACAGGCCTTCAGGCAAACGAAAGAACGACGCTGAAAAGCATAATGAGAGAGGAGGAAAGCCTGCATCCGGCGAGCGCAAACGTTTTGTCAGGAACAAGAGTGCTGATGAGCGCAAACCATATAATAACGAAGAACATCCCAAACGTACATACGGCAAAAGGGAAGAGGGCAGACCGGCCAACGATAGAGCTAAGCGCCCGTATGGCACACGTGATACGGGTGATAATCGTGGCAATAATGACAGGAAACGCCCATATGGAGCAAGGCCATCAGCAGAGCGCCCTGCTCATAACGACAGGCCGAAACGCAGTAACGGAGCCAGGCCTGATATGAGTACCAATGATCATTATCTTCCTAAAAAACACGTTAAAGGCGACCGTCCTGACAAATTCTTTGCAAAACCTGAACGGCCAAAAGCAGAACGCCCTGAAAGAGATGGAGAAACAAGAGAACGCTCACGCTACTCTGATGACCGCAAACCCAAACGCAACTTTGATAAACCTGTAAGGCGTGCAGATGTAGCAAAAGCGGATAGCGAAAGGGCGAATGCCGGCATGAAGAAAGAAGAAGTGATGCCGCTGAACAAGTTCGTAGCGCACTGCGGTATCTGCAGCCGCCGCGAGGCTGTAGAACTGGTAAAGCAGGGACTGATAAAAGTGAATGGCGAAGTGAAAACAGAACCCGGTTATAAAGTACAGCCAACAGATAAAATAGAATATAACGGCAAGCCTATTACATCAAAGAAGAACCTGGTGTATATACTACTGAACAAACCCAAGAACTACATTACCACCACAGACGACCCGCAGGAAAGAAGGACAGTAATGGACCTGGTGGCAGATGCTGGAGACGAAAGGGTATACCCCATAGGCAGATTGGACAGGAACACGACGGGGTTATTACTCCTGACCAACGATGGAGAACTGGCACAAAAACTATCTCATCCTAAATACAATATCAAAAAGGTATACCAGGTAACACTGGACAAGAACCTGGGCAAACCTGATTTTGAAAAGATACTGGCCGGACTGACACTGGAAGACGGAGAAGTGAAAGTAGACGCACTTGCTTATCTTGAAAAGAAAAATGAGATAGGTATAGAGATACACAGTGGCCGCAACCGCATCGTGCGCCGTATTTTTGAATCGCTGGGATACGCTGTGGAAAAACTGGACCGCGTTATGTATGCAGGCCTGACCAAAAAGAACATCCCGCGTGCCAAATGGCGTTTCCTCAACGAAAAAGAGATAATCAACCTGAAACACTTCAAACAATAA